In one Nicotiana tomentosiformis chromosome 6, ASM39032v3, whole genome shotgun sequence genomic region, the following are encoded:
- the LOC138893929 gene encoding uncharacterized protein, which produces MEFGIKSEQLHESFSISTPVGESIMDARVYRDCVVTVRCRDTMVDLNKLWMVDFDVIMGMDWLYSYFAKLDCRTGTVRFEFPTESVIQWKGDNVVPKGRFISYLKATKMINKGCIYHLVRVTNTDAKAPTLESVSVVNEFLEVFSDELHGIPLDKQIDFGIDVMSGTQPISILPYIMAQA; this is translated from the coding sequence atggaatttgggataaaatcggaaCAACTCCATGAGTctttctctatatctactccagttggtgagtctataATGGATGCGCGGgtgtatagggattgtgttgtcacggtgcgttgTCGAGACACCATGGTCGATCTCAATAAATTatggatggtcgattttgatgtaataatggggatggattggctttattcatattTCGCTAAGCTTGACTGTCGCACCggaaccgttaggtttgaatttccaactgAGTCAGTGATTcaatggaagggggataatgtggtgccgaagggtaggtttatttcttaccttaaggccacaaagatgattaacaaggggtgtatctatcatttggtccgggttacaaaCACCGATGctaaggcacctacacttgagtctgtgtctgttgtgaatgaatttttggaggtcttttcggATGAGCTCCATGGGATCCCGCTAGACAAgcagattgattttgggattgatgtgatgtcaGGCactcaacctatatctattctacCCTACATAATGGCACAGGCATAA